Proteins from a genomic interval of Natator depressus isolate rNatDep1 chromosome 20, rNatDep2.hap1, whole genome shotgun sequence:
- the NABP2 gene encoding SOSS complex subunit B1, which yields MTTETFVKDIKPGLKNLNLIFIVLETGRVTKTKDGHEVRTCKVADKTGSINISVWDDVGNLIQPGDIIRLTKGYASVFKGCLTLYTGRGGDLQKIGEFCMIYSEVPNFSEPNPEYVTQQSQSKAAPNDNVTPTASQTTPGPAASSPAADNQNGNGLSAPSPSGPTHPPNIPSHPTSGRITRSQPNHQGVGSAGSGSSSNPVSNGKETRRSSKR from the exons ATGACGACTGAAACCTTTGTGAAAGACATTAAACCCGGCTTGAAAAACTTGAACCTTATTTTTATTGTACTGGAAACAG GTCGGGTGACCAAGACAAAGGACGGCCATGAGGTGCGGACGTGCAAAGTAGCCGACAAAACCGGCAGCATCAACATCTCAGTGTGGGACGATGTAGGGAACCTCATTCAGCCGGGAGACATCATCCGATTGACCAAAGG CTACGCATCAGTTTTCAAAGGCTGCCTGACCCTCTACACGGGCCGCGGAGGAGACCTGCAGAAAATCGGAGA GTTCTGCATGATTTACTCCGAGGTCCCAAACTTCAGCGAACCCAACCCAGAGTACGTGACCCAGCAATCCCAGAGCAAAGCC GCCCCCAATGATAACGTGACCCCTACTGCTTCCCAGACCACCCCGGGCCCTGCCGCATCGTCCCCAG CTGCCGACAACCAGAACGGCAACGGGCTGAGCGCCCCAAGCCCCAGCGGCCCCACACACCCACCAAACATCCCGTCCCACCCCACCAGCGGCCGGATCACCAGGAGCCAGCCGAACCACCAGGGTGTGGGCTCGGCCGGGTCCGGCTCGTCCTCCAACCCTGTCAGCAACGGCAAAGAGACCCGGCGAAGCAGCAAGAGATAA
- the SLC39A5 gene encoding zinc transporter ZIP5: MDRRKPRLLLAGLWVAALLLPGGCGPPLPAAPSPGLPASAPAPLGEAEQEQGYYLQQLFGLYGENGTLSFHGLTRLLRSLGLGRVQVVEMEHEALGHGHVAHLDVLEVQDKQRRHSALEHAGAEPPSLGPELQGENGPSRPGSRGRNQPETVRPPQADPTPQPPAASGGTRLPLDTEGPSTTCAPGHPGSRRDPVQAPPALPHLTLLERVLALDHSVTDHLHEDCLNVTQLLVNFGLNAASKITPEQFALLCPALLYQIDSRVCIRHYDPLAPEPLGRALWPVLGWGFLAITLISLPSALALLLVPWLGGACGRLLLAFLVALAVGTLCGDALLHLWPHAQGRRQETPLEHQDSVLKGLSVLGGIYLLFLIEHLLGTLKQRRRQPSRAAGRSPRSPSLDADGNRGLTLRASAPSPGTEAELRRLTAPGPRSDSPGWGEEGARQPAPGADGPTEELSHHGHSHGPAAGVADIAWMVILGDGIHNLTDGLAIGAAFSEGVSSGLSTALAVFCHELPHELGDFALLLQAGLPVKRVLLSNLMSASLAYLGMAVGTALSQGASPITPWIFSITAGIFLYVALVDMLPEMLRQSSGGSPKGPVTYFALQNLGFLLGAAIMMCIALFEGQMSFRVDL, encoded by the exons ATGGACCGGAGGAAGCCGCGGCTGCTGCTGGCCGGACTCTGGGTCGCCGCCCTCCTGCTGCCGGGCGGGTGCGGCCCCCCGCTGCCTGCGGCCCCCTCGCCCGGCCTGCCCGCCTCGGCGCCGGCCCCGCTGGGGGAggcggagcaggagcagggctatTACCTGCAGCAGCTCTTCGGGCTGTACGGGGAGAACGGCACCTTGTCCTTCCACGGCCTCACCCGCCTGCTGCGGAGCCTGGGGCTGGGCCGGGTGCAGGTGGTGGAGATGGAGCACGAGGCGCTGGGCCACGGGCACGTCGCCCACCTGGACGTCCTGGAGGTGCAGGACAAGCAGCGCCGCCACTCGGCCCTGGAGCACGCCGGGGCGGAGCCGCCCAGCCTGGGCCccgagctgcagggagagaacgGCCCCTCCAG GCCGGGATCCCGTGGAAGGAACCAGCCAGAGACTGTCCGGCCGCCCCAGGCTGACCCGACGCCCCAGCCACCAGCTGCCTCTGGGGGCACCCGCCTGCCCTTGGACACAGAAGGGCCCAGCACCACCTGCGCCCCAGGGCACCCTGGGAGCCGAAGAGACCCTGtccaggcccccccagccctgccccacctgaCCCTGCTGGAGAGGGTGCTGGCCCTGGACCACTCCGTCACGGACCACCTGCACGAGGAT TGTCTCAACGTGACGCAGCTGCTGGTGAATTTCGGGCTGAACGCCGCCTCCAAGATCACGCCCGAGCAGTTCGCGCTGctgtgcccagccctgctctaccAGATCGACAGCCGGGTCTGCATCCGGCACTACGACCCGCTGGCGCCGGagcccctggggcgggccctgtGGCCAG TTCTGGGCTGGGGCTTCCTGGCCATCACGCTGATCAGCCTGCCCTCGGCGCTGGCCCTCCTGCTGGTGCCCTGGCTCGGCGGCGCCTGCGGCCGCCTCCTCCTGGCCTTCCTGGTGGCGCTGGCCGTGGGGACGCTGTGCGGGGACGCCCTGCTTCACCTGTGGCCGCAT GCCCAAGGAAGGCGCCAGGAGACGCCGCTGGAGCACCAGGACTCGGTGCTGAAGGGGCTGTCGGTCCTGGGGGGCATTTACCTCTTGTTCCTCATCGAGCACCTCCTGGGCACGCTGAAGCAGAGACGGAGGCAGCCG agccgcGCCGCGGGAAGGAGCCCCAGGAGCCCCTCGCTGGATGCAGACGGGAACCGCGGCTTGACCCTGCGGGCGTCGGCTCCCTCTCCAG GCACCGAAGCCGAATTGCGGCGCCTGACGGCCCCGGGGCCGCGCAGCGACAGCCccggctggggagaggagggggcgaGGCAGCCCGCGCCGGGCGCGGACGGACCGACGGAGGAGCTGAGCCACCACGGACACTCGCACGGCCCGGCGGCTGGCGTAGCCGACATCGCCTGGATGGTGATCCTGGGCGACGGGATACACAACCTGACGGACGGGCTGGCCAtcg GGGCTGCGTTTTCCGAGGGTGTCTCCAGCGGGTTGAGCACCGCCCTGGCCGTCTTCTGCCACGAGCTGCCCCACGAGCTGG GTGACTTCGCCTTGCTGCTCCAGGCTGGCCTGCCAGTCAAGAGGGTGCTTCTCTCCAACCTCATGTCGGCCTCGCTGGCGTATCTGGGCATGGCGGTGGGCACGGCCCTCAGCCAGGGTGCCTCGCCCATCACCCCCTGGATCTTCTCCATCACAGCAGGCATCTTTCTCTATGTGGCGCTGGTGGACATG CTGCCCGAGATGCTGCGGCAAAGCTCCGGCGGGAGCCCGAAGGGGCCTGTGACGTATTTCGCCCTCCAGAACCTGGGCTTTCTCCTGGGAGCCGCCATCATGATGTGCATCGCCCTCTTCGAAGGGCAGATGAGCTTCCGTGTGGATCTGTAA